The genomic region CGAGCGTCACCTTGCCGGTGGCGCGCCCGCCCGGCACGAGCTCGTGCATGCGGTTGAGGCAGCGCAGGAAGGTGGACTTGCCGCAGCCGGACGGGCCGATGACGGCGGTGACCGAGAGCGGCTGGACGTCGATGGAGACGTCGCGGACGGCGTGGTTCGGGCCGAACCAGGCGTCGAGCCCCTCGACGCGGATCTTGGGCTCCTGGGCGTTCATCGGCTGCTCCCGAGGCGGCTGCGCAGGGCGAGCCGGGCGAGGAGGTTGAGGCCGCCGACCACGAGGAGGAGCACCAGCGCGGCGCTCCACGCCTTCTGGTGCCAGTCCTCGTACGGGCTGATGGCGTAGTTGAAGATCTGCACGGTGAGCGAGGCGGTCGGCTGGTCCGGCCGCAGGTTCCAGTACTGGTTGTTGAGCGAGGTGAAGAGCAGGGGCGCCGTCTCGCCGGCCGCGCGGGCGATGGCGAGGAGCGCCGCGGTGACGATGCCGCCGCGGGCGGTGCGCAGGACGATCCGGAGGCTCGTCTTCCACTGCGGCACCCCGAGCGCGAGCGAGGCCTCCCGCAGCGACCCCGGCACGAGCCGCACCAGCTCCTCGGTGGCCCGGGCCAGGGTCGGGATCATGAGGAGCCCGAGCGCGAGCGCGCCGGCGAGCGCCGAGAAGCGGTGCATGGGGATGACCACCAGGCCGTAGGCGACGATGCCGACCACGATGGAGGGCACGCCGGAGAAGACCTCGGCGGTGAAGCGGACCGCGCGGCCGAAGAGGCCGTCGCCCCGCTCGGCCAGGAAGACGCCGGCGCCGATCCCGATCGGCAGCCCGACGACGCAGGCGAGGCTCACCAGCATGGCGGTGCCGGCGACCGCGTTGCCGACGCCGCCGCCGGGCTCGCCGACCGGCGTGGGGAGCGCGGTGAAGAAGGAGAGGGAGAGCCCGGGGACGCCGCGCGACACCACGAGCCAGAGGAGCGAGGCGAGCGGCGCGAGGGCGAGGAGCACCCCGACCGCGCAGAGGGCGGTCATGAGGTGGTTCTTCGCCCGGCGCAGGAGGAGCGAGCGCATGGGCTAGGAGGCGGAGACGCGGGCGGGCCCCGAGGAGACCATCCGCACGAGGAGCCGCGCCGCCGAGTTGAGGATGAGGCTCACGCCGAAGAGGACCAGCGCCAGGCCGGCGAGCGCGCCGGTGTGCACGTCGCCGGTGGCCTCGGCGAACTCGTTGGCGATGACCGCCGGGAGCGAGTACCCGGCCGCGAAGAGCGAGGTGCTGATGGTGGGCGAGTTCCCGATCACCATGGTGACGGCCATGGTCTCGCCGAGCGCGCGCCCGAGCCCGAGCAGCGCGGCGCCGAGCACGCCGGCGCGGCTGTAGGGGAGGATGGCCATCCGGATCGCCTCCCAGCGGGTGGCGCCGAGCGCCAGCGCGCCCTCCTTGAGCGACGCCGGGACCGTCTTCAGCACCTCGATGGTCACCGAGGCGATGGTCGGGAGGATCATGACCGCCAGGATGAGGCCGGCGGCGAGGTAGCCGAGGCCGATGGGCGCGCCCTGGAAGATGGGGAGGAAGCCGAGGGTGCGCGCGAGGAACGGCTCGACCGAGTCGCGCAGCCAGGGGACCATCACGAACAGGCCCCAGAGGCCGAAGATGACGCTCGGGATGGCGGCCAGCGTCTCGATGGCGAACGAGACCACCGGGCGGAGCCGGCGCGGCCCCATCTCCTGGAGGAACAGCGCGAGCCCCACCGAGATGGGCACCGCCACCGCGATGGCGACCACGCTCGTCACCACCGTGCCGTAGATGAACGG from Anaeromyxobacter paludicola harbors:
- the pstA gene encoding phosphate ABC transporter permease PstA, with amino-acid sequence MRSLLLRRAKNHLMTALCAVGVLLALAPLASLLWLVVSRGVPGLSLSFFTALPTPVGEPGGGVGNAVAGTAMLVSLACVVGLPIGIGAGVFLAERGDGLFGRAVRFTAEVFSGVPSIVVGIVAYGLVVIPMHRFSALAGALALGLLMIPTLARATEELVRLVPGSLREASLALGVPQWKTSLRIVLRTARGGIVTAALLAIARAAGETAPLLFTSLNNQYWNLRPDQPTASLTVQIFNYAISPYEDWHQKAWSAALVLLLVVGGLNLLARLALRSRLGSSR
- the pstC gene encoding phosphate ABC transporter permease subunit PstC, whose protein sequence is MPPSTDVSLERARSTASAPAPGVRAGAPGRAARGRNRGDRAWAALLGLLGGAVLALVGLVVLSLVHVARPALKAGAGTFVASSDWDPVSGSFGALPFIYGTVVTSVVAIAVAVPISVGLALFLQEMGPRRLRPVVSFAIETLAAIPSVIFGLWGLFVMVPWLRDSVEPFLARTLGFLPIFQGAPIGLGYLAAGLILAVMILPTIASVTIEVLKTVPASLKEGALALGATRWEAIRMAILPYSRAGVLGAALLGLGRALGETMAVTMVIGNSPTISTSLFAAGYSLPAVIANEFAEATGDVHTGALAGLALVLFGVSLILNSAARLLVRMVSSGPARVSAS